One bacterium genomic window, CTGCAACAACACATCAACTTCAAAGCTCGTCTACGACTACATATCGGGATTCCAGCGTCAGAACGAAGATGGCTCAACCACGCTCGAAAACGGTCGGCTTGCGCTCTTTCGCAACTTCGACGAGCACGGTAACCCGATTCCTCGCCCGCGGACACTGCTGATCGACAGCGAGCAACTTGAGTCCGGCGATGCGCTTGACGATAACTTCCGCAAGATGGCGTCCGATGAAATCGATCGCTTCCGCCGTGAAATCATCGAGCGCACTGGCGACCGTCGCCAGGCCGAGAATCTCACCGACCAGGAACTGTTGCGCGAAGTCATGAACACGGTCGGGAAGCAAGGGCGGCTCGGCGAATCGATCCGTTGCGTCGTGTCGGTGTCCATGCTTACGGAAGGGTGGGATGCGAACACCGTGACTCATGTGCTGGGCGTCCGTGCCTTTGGTACCCAGCTTCTGTGTGAGCAGGTCATCGGCCGTGCACTTCGCCGCCAATCGTACGATCTAAACGAAGAGAATCTGTTCAACGTCGAGTACGCTGATGTCCTTGGCATCCCGTTTGATTTCACCGCCAAACCGGTAGTTGCTCCACCACAACCGCCACGCGTGACGATCCACGTCAAGGCTGTTCGACCCGAACGCGACTTGCTCGAAATCTGCTTCCCCCGCGTTGCTGGATACCGGGTAGAACTGCCCGAGGAGCGGTTGGAGGCAGAGTTCAATGACGATTCTGTGCTGGAGTTGACACCGCATCTAGTTGGTCCGTCGATAACCCGAAACTCGGGAATTATCGGGGAGGGCGTTGATCTCAACCTGGTCCATACGGGCGATCTGCGCCGATCCACACTCCTGTTCAATCTCACGCAGCGACTGCTCTATTCCAAGTGGCGAGATCCCGGGGAGGATCCGAAACTGTACCTATTTGGCCAGCTTAAACGGATTACCCGGGAATGGCTCGACGGCTACCTTGTCTGCAAGGGTGGTACGTTTCCTGCGCAGCTCATGTATCAGGAACTGGCCGACATGGCATGCGAGCGGATCACTGCCGGCATCACGCGAAAACTGCTTGGCGAACGCCCCGTCAAGGCGATGCTCGATCCGTACAATCCATCGGGCTCAACCCGGCATGTAAACTTCAACACATCGAAAATGCTCCGCTGGGAAACGTCTGCGGAACGATGCCATGTTAATTGGGCAATCCTCGACAGTGAGTGGGAAGGTGAATTTTGTCGTGTAGCCGAGTCGCATCCGCGTGTAAGGGCATACGTCAAGAACCAGAACCTCGGGCTTGAGGTACCGTACCGCTACGGCTCAGAGACGCGCCGGTACATCCCAGATTTCGTCGTGCGGGTCGAGGATGGCCGTGGTGAAGAGGATCTGCTGAACCTGATTGTCGAGACAAAGGGCTACCGACAGGAAGATGCGAAGGACAAGAAGAACACCATGGAGGTCTACTGGGTTCCCGGTGTGAACAACCTGAAAAGCTATGGGCGCTGGGCCTTCGCCGAGTTTACCGAGGTCTACCAGATCGAATCTGATTTCGCGGCTCGGGTCGAAGCAGAGTTCAAGAAGATGATCGATGGAATCCAGGGATCAGTGAAGGGTGAATAAATGGCGAAGAGGAAGCAATCCGTCCGGATAACCGTCGAGACGCTCAAGCACGACGAGGCGACCCGGAAGAACATCCCCACCGCCGAGCATCAGTCGGTGATGCACGATGCAGAGAAAAGTGCAATCCGCCTTGCCTATGAGCGGCGCAACCGCGACCTCGACCCGCAATTGGTCTGGCGCGGCAAGGACGAGCAGGACTGGTCTGACTTGGTGATACACGCCCCCCCGCTTTATATCCAGGAGAAGGTACACCCCAAGGTGCTGATCGACGACCTGCTGCGCCGCAGCAAGGCCGACGAGAAAGTCGCTGCGCCCCAATTCGATCTCTTCGCTGACTTCAACGGGCTGCCCAGCGAGATCTCCAAGACCGAGTTCTACCAGCACGACGCACACTGGGCCAACCGGATGATCCTCGGCGATAGTTTACAGGTGATGGCGTCGCTGGCCGAGCGCGAGGGATTACGTGGAAAGGTGCAGTGCATCTATTTCGACCCTCCCTACGGTATCAAGTTCAACTCCAACTTTCAGTGGTCGACGACCAGTCGCGACGTAAAGGACGGCAACACGGATCACATCACCCGCGAACCGGAGCAGGTCAAGGCGTTCCGCGATACATGGCGTGATGGGATTCATTCATATCTGACCTACCTGCGCGACCGACTGACCGTGGCTCGCGAGCTGCTGGCGGATAGCGGCTCGATCTTCGTGCAGATCGGGGATGAGAACGTCCACCGGGTGAGGGCAGTGATGGATGAGGTGTTTGGAGATGAGAATTTCGTCAGCCAGATAAGTTTTAAGACAACGGGTGGTGCGGGTTCCCCAACGGGTGGGACGGTGACCCTGGCGGCTGTCAACAACATCATTCTTTGGTATGCCAGAAAAGTTTCTGCAATCAAATATCGTCAAGTATATAGAGCAAAGGGTGAGCTTTCGGGGGGAGCTGCTGCCTATAACAAATTGGACTTCTTTGGCGAGAGAGATCGACGAAAAGCGACGGAAGAAGAAAGGGTGAACTTACCTCTAGATGCACGTCTATTCCGTTTTGACAATTTAACTAGTCAGAGTTCCGGGGGGCCTCAATTCTTCGACGTTGATTTTGAAGGACGCTTAATCCGTGTTGGAAAGAGCGGGTGGAAAACAACTGTAACTGGCATGAATAGACTTAGGATGGCGCAACGCATTGGGTTTGCTGGTAACACTCTTAGCTATATTCGGTACATTGACGATTTTCGAGTTTATCCAATAAACAACTCTTGGGAAGATACTGTTACAGCAGGATTTTCATCTGATAAGCTTTATGTTGTTCAAACTAATTCAAAAGTAATCGAACGTTGCCTTCTCATGACCACTGACTCCGGCGACCTCGTTCTTGACCCTACCTGCGGTTCCGGCACGACTGCTTATGTTGCTGAGCAATGGGGACGCCGATGGATCACGGTCGATACATCTCGGGTGGCCCTCGCTCTCGCCCGCGCCCGGATCATGGGTGCCCGCTATCCATATTACCTGCTGGCTGACTCTCCGGAAGGGCAGCAGAAAGAAGCCGAGATCACCCACACGGCTACTTCGAGTCAATCCACCCGTGGCGACATCCGCCAGGGATTCGTCTATGAGCGTGTTCCACACGTCACGCTCAAGTCGATCGCCAACAACGCTGAGATCGACGTCATCTGGGAGAAGTTCCAGGAGTCGCTGGAGCCGCTGCGCGCGAAGCTAAACCGGGTCTTGGGTAAGAAATGGCAAGAGTGGGAGATTCCGCGCGAAGCTGAAGGAAAATGGTCCGCGGACGCGAAGATGATCCATGAAGAATGGTGGCAGCAGCGCATCGCGCGGCAGAAGGAGATCGATGCGTCTATCGCCGCCAAGGCTGAGTTCGAGTTCCTGTACGACAAACCGTACGATGACAAGAAGAAAGTGCGAGTGGCCGGGCCTTTCACAGTAGAAAGCCTGTCGCCTCACCGCGTGCTGGCTGTCGGGGCTGATGACGAGTTGATCGACCCGGCGGCGGAACCGGTCGAGGTAGATGAAAAGCAGCAGGACTATGTCCGGACGATCCTCGAAAACCTGAAAGTGGCAGGGGTGCAGCAGGCGCACAAGGACGACAAGATTACTTTTACGTCGCTTGCCTCCTGGCCGGGCGACCTGATCTGCGCCGAGGGCCGTTATACCAAAAGTGGGGATGGGGGTACCGTTGAGACACGGGCTGCAATTTTCATCGGCCCGGAGTTCGGCACCGTCTCGCGCCCCGATCTGGTTTCCGCCGCACGCGA contains:
- a CDS encoding site-specific DNA-methyltransferase, producing MAKRKQSVRITVETLKHDEATRKNIPTAEHQSVMHDAEKSAIRLAYERRNRDLDPQLVWRGKDEQDWSDLVIHAPPLYIQEKVHPKVLIDDLLRRSKADEKVAAPQFDLFADFNGLPSEISKTEFYQHDAHWANRMILGDSLQVMASLAEREGLRGKVQCIYFDPPYGIKFNSNFQWSTTSRDVKDGNTDHITREPEQVKAFRDTWRDGIHSYLTYLRDRLTVARELLADSGSIFVQIGDENVHRVRAVMDEVFGDENFVSQISFKTTGGAGSPTGGTVTLAAVNNIILWYARKVSAIKYRQVYRAKGELSGGAAAYNKLDFFGERDRRKATEEERVNLPLDARLFRFDNLTSQSSGGPQFFDVDFEGRLIRVGKSGWKTTVTGMNRLRMAQRIGFAGNTLSYIRYIDDFRVYPINNSWEDTVTAGFSSDKLYVVQTNSKVIERCLLMTTDSGDLVLDPTCGSGTTAYVAEQWGRRWITVDTSRVALALARARIMGARYPYYLLADSPEGQQKEAEITHTATSSQSTRGDIRQGFVYERVPHVTLKSIANNAEIDVIWEKFQESLEPLRAKLNRVLGKKWQEWEIPREAEGKWSADAKMIHEEWWQQRIARQKEIDASIAAKAEFEFLYDKPYDDKKKVRVAGPFTVESLSPHRVLAVGADDELIDPAAEPVEVDEKQQDYVRTILENLKVAGVQQAHKDDKITFTSLASWPGDLICAEGRYTKSGDGGTVETRAAIFIGPEFGTVSRPDLVSAAREAGDAGFDVIIACAFNYDAHSSEFDKLGRVPVLKARMNADLHMSDDLKNTGKGNLFVIFGEPDIGILDAEGGQIRVKVNGVDVFDPTTGEVRSDGAEGIACWFIDTDYNEESFFVRHAYFLGANDPYKALKTTLKAEINEDAWASLNSDTSRPFDKPKTGRIAVKVINHLGDEVMKVFRVN
- a CDS encoding DEAD/DEAH box helicase family protein; the protein is MDNRFFERPILNSPYGYPARYWELDEFGQPTQRIIETRRRAEFITPIPKPKKQKSGRGQQQLVFDEGKGLSTQAQQYDPTSIINELRAKVDQWRSIQNPAHWQVTPETALLLQHWRHHNFNSIRPFFCQIEAVEAAIWLMEVAPGTTDGKRFIEHLTNANHDANPELIRLALKLATGAGKTTVMAMLIAWQTINSVRRPNSKRFTRGFLVVTPGLTIRDRLRVLQPNDPDSYYQSRELVPGDMLGDIDRAKIVITNYHAFMLRERMELSKGGRSLLQGHGEALNTLETEGQMLQRVMPGLMGLKNIMVLNDEAHHCYREKPVQEEVDMTGDEKKEAEKNNEAARVWISGLEIVNRKLGLNRIIDLSATPFFLSGSGYAEGTLFPWTMSDFSLMDAIECGIVKLPRVPVADNIPGNDMPKFRNLWEHIRKRMPKKGRGKGNVLDPLSIPVELQTALEALYGHYDKTYTLWQRSGIKVPPCFIVVCNNTSTSKLVYDYISGFQRQNEDGSTTLENGRLALFRNFDEHGNPIPRPRTLLIDSEQLESGDALDDNFRKMASDEIDRFRREIIERTGDRRQAENLTDQELLREVMNTVGKQGRLGESIRCVVSVSMLTEGWDANTVTHVLGVRAFGTQLLCEQVIGRALRRQSYDLNEENLFNVEYADVLGIPFDFTAKPVVAPPQPPRVTIHVKAVRPERDLLEICFPRVAGYRVELPEERLEAEFNDDSVLELTPHLVGPSITRNSGIIGEGVDLNLVHTGDLRRSTLLFNLTQRLLYSKWRDPGEDPKLYLFGQLKRITREWLDGYLVCKGGTFPAQLMYQELADMACERITAGITRKLLGERPVKAMLDPYNPSGSTRHVNFNTSKMLRWETSAERCHVNWAILDSEWEGEFCRVAESHPRVRAYVKNQNLGLEVPYRYGSETRRYIPDFVVRVEDGRGEEDLLNLIVETKGYRQEDAKDKKNTMEVYWVPGVNNLKSYGRWAFAEFTEVYQIESDFAARVEAEFKKMIDGIQGSVKGE